A single region of the Novosphingobium sp. SL115 genome encodes:
- a CDS encoding AAA family ATPase yields MTLEALGDLSQRIRGEVGKAVVGQEQVLDHLLIALFAGGHVLLEGPPGTAKTFLAQCFATALGLDFGRIQFTPDLMPGDILGSNLFNFQTSQFTLTRGPIFHELVLADEINRTPPKTQAALLEAMQERRVTLDGEAHALSDRFMVVATQNPIESQGVYPLPEAQLDRFLFKLLVPYPSAEEEARIVTRYGEGRGPARPAELGLAAVTDAAELAEAQAAIGAVTLAESVVDYIVRLIRATRETGDLVAGASPRAAVLLAGAARARAALDGRGYVIPDDVKALATAVLRHRLLLSPAAEIEGKQVEAIVAALVEGTEAPR; encoded by the coding sequence ATGACATTGGAAGCCTTGGGCGACCTCTCACAGCGCATACGCGGCGAAGTAGGCAAGGCTGTGGTGGGTCAGGAACAGGTGTTGGACCATCTGCTGATCGCGCTGTTCGCCGGTGGCCATGTCCTGCTGGAAGGACCGCCCGGAACCGCCAAGACATTCCTTGCCCAATGCTTTGCCACTGCCCTTGGGCTGGACTTCGGACGCATTCAGTTCACCCCCGATCTGATGCCGGGGGACATTCTTGGCTCCAACCTTTTCAACTTCCAGACCAGCCAGTTCACCCTGACCCGTGGCCCGATTTTTCACGAACTGGTGCTGGCCGACGAAATCAACCGCACCCCGCCCAAGACGCAAGCTGCGCTGCTGGAAGCGATGCAGGAACGGCGGGTAACGCTGGATGGCGAAGCCCACGCCCTGTCCGACCGGTTCATGGTGGTGGCGACGCAGAATCCCATTGAAAGCCAAGGAGTTTACCCCCTTCCCGAAGCGCAGCTTGATCGTTTCCTGTTCAAGCTGCTGGTGCCCTACCCTTCGGCTGAAGAAGAGGCGCGGATTGTAACCCGCTATGGCGAAGGGCGCGGGCCAGCACGGCCTGCCGAACTGGGCCTTGCAGCGGTGACCGATGCCGCCGAACTGGCCGAGGCACAGGCTGCCATCGGCGCAGTGACTCTGGCCGAATCAGTGGTGGATTACATCGTCCGGCTGATCCGCGCCACGCGCGAAACCGGGGATCTGGTAGCAGGTGCAAGCCCGCGCGCTGCCGTGCTGCTGGCAGGCGCTGCGCGCGCAAGGGCGGCGCTGGACGGACGCGGTTATGTGATTCCCGATGACGTAAAGGCGCTGGCCACCGCCGTCTTGCGCCACCGCCTGCTACTGTCGCCCGCCGCCGAAATCGAAGGCAAGCAGGTGGAAGCCATTGTCGCCGCACTGGTCGAAGGCACGGAAGCCCCGCGTTGA
- a CDS encoding winged helix-turn-helix transcriptional regulator yields MQDGTISIPGHREVTVERAKRGDVYAANCPTRQLLDRIADKWSTLILLLLADEDMRFSALKRRIQGVSQKMLTQTLRSLERDGLVSRSVEPTVPVTVTYAITPLGRGLITALGGMIEWAETCMIEVSAAQRAYDLRQEQSIKA; encoded by the coding sequence ATGCAAGACGGCACAATTTCCATACCTGGTCACCGCGAAGTGACCGTCGAACGCGCAAAACGCGGTGACGTTTACGCCGCCAATTGCCCAACCCGACAATTGCTGGATCGAATTGCGGACAAATGGAGCACGCTGATTCTGCTGCTTCTGGCGGATGAAGACATGCGCTTCAGCGCCCTCAAACGCCGCATTCAGGGGGTCAGCCAGAAGATGCTGACGCAGACCCTGCGGTCGCTTGAACGCGACGGGCTGGTCAGCCGCAGTGTTGAGCCGACCGTCCCGGTGACTGTGACATATGCCATCACCCCGCTGGGACGCGGGCTGATAACGGCGCTGGGTGGGATGATCGAATGGGCCGAAACCTGCATGATTGAGGTTTCGGCGGCCCAACGCGCCTACGATCTGCGACAGGAGCAGTCGATCAAAGCCTGA
- a CDS encoding NAD(P)-dependent oxidoreductase, with product MKVAVLGASGRAGSEITAELARRGHHVIAIARKPEAIVATQGVTAVEGDANDSQALAGLIGGVDAVISALHFDVPAHTLLSALKQAGVPRLLVTGGAASLEVAPGKILFDAMDLPEEWKPAILGGIAFLKDLRAESEIDWTFFSPAAFIEPGPRTGTFRLGTDQLVVDDKGESRISFADYAIAMVDELEQHRHPRARFTAAY from the coding sequence ATGAAAGTTGCCGTATTGGGTGCAAGTGGGCGCGCCGGTTCTGAAATCACTGCCGAACTGGCGCGGCGCGGGCACCACGTCATCGCCATTGCGCGCAAGCCTGAGGCGATTGTCGCCACCCAGGGCGTGACTGCGGTTGAAGGCGATGCCAACGATTCGCAGGCTCTGGCCGGGCTGATCGGTGGTGTCGATGCCGTCATCAGCGCATTGCATTTTGATGTGCCTGCCCACACGCTATTGTCAGCGCTGAAACAGGCTGGCGTTCCGCGCCTGCTGGTGACCGGCGGTGCCGCCAGCCTTGAAGTGGCGCCGGGCAAGATCCTGTTCGATGCGATGGATTTGCCCGAAGAGTGGAAGCCTGCCATTCTTGGCGGCATCGCCTTCCTGAAAGATCTACGCGCCGAATCGGAGATCGACTGGACGTTCTTTTCGCCCGCCGCCTTCATCGAACCCGGCCCGCGCACCGGCACGTTCCGACTGGGCACCGACCAGCTTGTGGTGGACGACAAAGGCGAAAGCCGCATCAGCTTTGCCGACTATGCCATCGCCATGGTCGACGAACTGGAACAGCACCGGCATCCGCGCGCACGCTTTACCGCCGCCTATTGA
- a CDS encoding DUF4350 domain-containing protein encodes MSVDRSPFSRGTVVGMLLVGVLAFVALLWFLGNNTGGSGNNGQAHVGGQGLNGYAGLARMLEGEGVNVARLRNRQALESQAGLLILTPPAEADGKEIAKIVDARRYIGPTLVIAPKWFAFGANSKKAKRGWVQLAGTAAPQWEGFADNVTVDIGKEKSAPAGGWKIGTRHGPLPDDRQVESGSGKGLVPIVNAGNGKILAAWLDDDGYYPALNDLAGIDPDYGGDDEDLYPVVLVFEPDLMDNWGMADKATAMLARDLVLASVDDRESPIAFDMTFNGFGANRNLLTLAFEPPFLAATICLLLAALAVAWRAFHRFGPALQGGPDIAHGKAALVANAAGLIRRAGRVHLVAGPYADTVRDRIALTLGLPRGKTAEEIEHLIDTAQEKRGLTGPRFSAAAAHLRAAHKPHDLTRRAGVIHKIEKDLT; translated from the coding sequence ATGAGTGTGGACAGATCCCCATTCTCACGCGGGACCGTGGTGGGCATGTTGCTGGTTGGCGTGCTGGCCTTCGTGGCGCTGCTGTGGTTCCTTGGCAACAACACTGGCGGCAGCGGCAACAACGGGCAGGCCCATGTCGGCGGACAGGGGCTGAACGGTTACGCAGGGTTGGCCCGCATGTTGGAGGGCGAAGGGGTGAACGTGGCCCGGCTGCGCAACCGGCAGGCGCTGGAATCGCAGGCCGGCCTGCTGATTCTAACACCGCCTGCCGAGGCGGATGGCAAGGAAATCGCCAAGATCGTCGATGCCCGGCGCTATATCGGACCGACGCTGGTGATCGCGCCCAAGTGGTTCGCCTTTGGCGCGAACAGCAAGAAGGCGAAGCGGGGCTGGGTGCAACTGGCAGGCACCGCAGCGCCGCAGTGGGAAGGCTTTGCCGACAATGTAACTGTCGATATCGGCAAGGAAAAATCCGCCCCGGCAGGGGGCTGGAAAATCGGCACGCGGCATGGCCCGCTGCCTGATGACCGGCAGGTGGAAAGCGGATCGGGCAAAGGGCTGGTGCCCATCGTAAACGCCGGAAATGGCAAGATTCTGGCCGCCTGGCTGGACGATGACGGATATTACCCTGCGCTCAACGATCTGGCAGGAATCGATCCCGATTACGGCGGCGATGACGAAGACCTTTACCCCGTCGTGCTGGTGTTCGAACCGGACCTGATGGACAACTGGGGCATGGCCGACAAAGCCACCGCCATGCTGGCGCGCGATCTGGTGCTGGCCAGCGTGGACGACCGTGAAAGCCCCATCGCTTTTGATATGACTTTCAATGGCTTCGGCGCGAACCGCAACCTGCTGACGCTGGCATTTGAACCGCCGTTTCTGGCCGCCACGATTTGCCTACTGCTGGCCGCGCTCGCCGTGGCATGGCGTGCGTTTCACCGCTTTGGTCCGGCCTTGCAGGGCGGGCCTGACATTGCCCATGGCAAGGCTGCGCTGGTTGCCAATGCAGCGGGGCTGATCCGCCGGGCGGGCCGCGTCCACCTTGTCGCCGGGCCTTATGCCGATACGGTACGTGACAGGATTGCACTGACGCTGGGCCTGCCGCGCGGGAAAACTGCCGAAGAAATCGAACATCTGATTGATACGGCGCAGGAAAAACGTGGCCTGACTGGTCCACGCTTCAGCGCTGCGGCTGCCCACCTGCGCGCCGCGCATAAACCCCATGACCTGACCCGGCGCGCCGGGGTGATCCATAAAATCGAGAAGGATCTGACGTGA
- a CDS encoding surface-adhesin E family protein: MIAFRTALLPLALLGLSGEALAKDWSADWQIIGVAPDRTKVLVRPSSVQELPPRHDRAFAVRQVWAGFDFTAAAAPEQGRKIILFRYDCSAQRVLIAAATDYAANGTLLARNAVDADRADQYEPVEPDTLNAAIMAEACPA; the protein is encoded by the coding sequence ATGATCGCCTTTCGCACCGCGCTGCTTCCTCTTGCCCTCCTCGGCCTCTCCGGCGAGGCGCTGGCAAAGGACTGGAGCGCGGACTGGCAGATCATCGGCGTGGCCCCGGATCGTACCAAGGTTCTGGTGCGCCCATCGTCCGTGCAGGAACTGCCGCCCAGGCATGACCGCGCCTTTGCCGTGCGACAGGTGTGGGCCGGGTTTGATTTCACAGCCGCAGCAGCGCCAGAACAGGGCCGCAAGATCATCCTGTTCCGCTATGATTGCTCTGCCCAGCGCGTGTTGATTGCGGCAGCGACTGACTATGCCGCCAATGGCACGCTACTGGCCCGCAATGCCGTGGATGCGGACCGGGCCGACCAGTATGAACCGGTCGAACCCGATACGCTGAACGCGGCTATTATGGCCGAAGCCTGCCCGGCCTGA
- a CDS encoding RDD family protein codes for MARNWRFWRRSSEPRRALLDHEAKRRRVVLTPEGVPIPFLLASRGARAAALFLDLAMILGAMIGMTILLAYVADSAGLNFNRGNSPAERAVQAMAVMWIVLVFLFRNAWFLFFELGPRGATPGKRITGIRVAARARGGNAGRLTTEAVIARNLVRDIELFMPLIFIVSATIDGSDTEMAAWAGLVWFLIFVLFPFFNRDRLRCGDLIAGTWVVEAPKRKLEQALSVGEGAKGRSGETGAQYRFSDADLAVYGEFELQVLERVLRDNREEAMRDVAQTICGKIGWNAGAGDERAFLEAYYAQLRARLETGMRFGRRKADKHSDKA; via the coding sequence ATGGCGCGAAACTGGCGCTTCTGGCGCAGATCGTCCGAACCGCGCCGCGCGCTGCTTGACCATGAAGCCAAACGGCGGCGGGTGGTGTTGACGCCCGAAGGTGTGCCCATACCCTTTTTGCTGGCATCGCGCGGGGCGCGGGCGGCGGCGCTATTCCTTGATCTGGCGATGATTCTGGGCGCGATGATCGGGATGACCATCCTTCTGGCCTATGTGGCGGACAGTGCCGGGTTGAACTTCAACCGGGGCAATTCCCCCGCGGAACGCGCGGTTCAGGCCATGGCCGTGATGTGGATCGTGCTGGTGTTCCTGTTTCGCAACGCCTGGTTCCTGTTCTTTGAACTGGGGCCGCGCGGGGCCACGCCGGGCAAGCGCATTACCGGCATCCGCGTGGCGGCGCGGGCGCGCGGCGGCAATGCGGGGCGGTTGACGACCGAAGCGGTGATCGCGCGCAATCTGGTGCGCGATATCGAACTGTTCATGCCGCTCATCTTTATCGTCTCCGCCACCATCGATGGCAGCGATACCGAAATGGCGGCGTGGGCAGGACTTGTCTGGTTCCTGATCTTCGTGCTGTTCCCGTTCTTCAACCGTGATCGGCTGCGCTGCGGCGATCTGATTGCCGGGACGTGGGTGGTGGAAGCCCCCAAACGCAAGCTGGAACAGGCGCTTTCGGTCGGTGAAGGGGCAAAGGGGCGGTCAGGCGAAACCGGCGCGCAATACCGGTTCAGCGATGCCGACCTTGCCGTGTATGGCGAATTTGAATTGCAGGTGCTGGAGCGCGTGCTGCGCGACAACCGCGAGGAAGCCATGCGCGATGTGGCCCAGACAATCTGCGGCAAGATCGGCTGGAATGCAGGCGCGGGCGATGAAAGGGCCTTTCTTGAGGCCTATTACGCCCAGCTTCGCGCGCGGCTGGAAACGGGGATGCGTTTTGGCCGCCGCAAGGCCGACAAGCACAGCGACAAGGCTTGA
- a CDS encoding stage II sporulation protein M translates to MSAVTTGIAQKIGGWFTKPTKQAVAAEQAALRSDRFRLEREGDWKRLEAIVVRMEKGRMRGLSDADLLALPALYRTAASSLSIARETSLDAALVSYLEALTQRAWFLVYGPRASLWSWFRRFLGGEWSASVRAMGSDILIALALMIAGGVVGWLLVAGNPEWYHALVGGSFADERVPGASREVLRGTLFGNQDQDGMSVFAAGLFSNNAQVSILCFALGFAFGLPTMLLLIHNTAMLGAMLWLYHGQGLLIDFIGWLSIHGTTELFAILLAGAAGIHVGRAMAFPGNASIMDAAAEAGRRAAQVMTGVVLMLVIAAVLEGFARQLVDSTPSRFIVGGFMLVMWSGYFFAFRRGVRV, encoded by the coding sequence ATGAGCGCCGTGACCACCGGGATTGCGCAGAAAATCGGCGGCTGGTTTACCAAGCCTACAAAACAGGCGGTTGCCGCAGAACAGGCCGCGCTGCGGTCAGACCGGTTCCGGCTGGAGCGCGAGGGCGACTGGAAGCGGCTGGAAGCCATTGTCGTGCGGATGGAAAAGGGCAGGATGCGCGGGCTGTCCGATGCCGATCTGCTGGCCCTGCCCGCGCTCTATCGCACAGCGGCGTCCAGCCTTTCCATCGCGCGCGAAACCTCGCTCGACGCAGCGCTGGTCAGCTATCTGGAAGCGTTGACGCAGCGGGCGTGGTTTCTGGTCTATGGTCCACGCGCATCGCTGTGGTCGTGGTTTCGGCGTTTTCTGGGCGGGGAATGGAGCGCTTCGGTGCGCGCGATGGGCAGCGATATCCTGATCGCGCTGGCGTTGATGATTGCCGGCGGCGTTGTTGGCTGGCTGCTGGTGGCGGGCAATCCCGAATGGTATCACGCGCTGGTCGGTGGCAGTTTTGCCGATGAACGTGTGCCCGGTGCCAGCCGCGAAGTGTTGCGTGGCACCCTGTTCGGCAATCAGGATCAGGACGGGATGAGCGTGTTCGCCGCGGGTCTGTTCAGCAACAACGCGCAAGTATCGATCCTGTGCTTTGCGCTAGGCTTTGCCTTTGGCCTGCCCACCATGCTGCTGCTGATCCACAACACGGCCATGCTGGGGGCCATGCTGTGGCTTTATCATGGGCAGGGCCTGCTGATTGATTTCATCGGCTGGCTTTCCATCCATGGCACGACCGAACTGTTCGCCATTCTGCTGGCAGGTGCGGCAGGCATTCATGTGGGCCGGGCGATGGCCTTTCCCGGTAACGCATCGATCATGGATGCGGCGGCCGAAGCCGGACGGCGCGCGGCGCAAGTGATGACAGGCGTGGTGCTGATGCTGGTCATTGCCGCCGTGCTCGAAGGTTTTGCCCGACAACTGGTGGATTCCACCCCGTCGCGGTTCATCGTCGGCGGCTTCATGCTGGTGATGTGGAGCGGATACTTCTTTGCTTTCCGACGCGGGGTGCGGGTCTGA
- a CDS encoding c-type cytochrome codes for MDDRFNTIAGWTLFGGIVALGLSSLSAHYFLADKEHRPEKMGYAIEGVEEESAGGGAAELPLPNLLAAGDAAKGEAVFAKCKACHTADQGGASGIGPNLFGIVGKPVGKHAAGFAYSADLSGHGGTWDFATLDAWLKNPKAFAAGTKMSFAGLPKGEDRANVILYLNSLGSNLPLPAAEAVAAEAPAGDASAPAADAAASEAAPAEGAAAPAA; via the coding sequence ATGGACGACCGTTTCAACACCATCGCCGGGTGGACCTTGTTCGGCGGGATTGTGGCTCTTGGGCTTTCAAGCCTTTCGGCGCACTATTTCTTGGCCGACAAGGAGCATCGCCCGGAAAAGATGGGCTATGCGATCGAAGGCGTTGAGGAAGAAAGCGCAGGCGGTGGCGCTGCTGAACTGCCTTTGCCGAATCTGCTGGCTGCCGGCGATGCCGCCAAGGGTGAAGCCGTGTTTGCCAAGTGCAAGGCCTGCCACACTGCCGATCAGGGCGGTGCTAGCGGCATCGGTCCGAATCTGTTTGGCATCGTGGGCAAGCCTGTCGGCAAGCACGCAGCCGGATTTGCCTATTCGGCAGATCTTTCGGGCCACGGCGGCACTTGGGATTTCGCCACGCTTGATGCATGGCTGAAGAACCCCAAGGCGTTTGCGGCGGGCACGAAGATGTCGTTTGCAGGTCTGCCCAAGGGTGAAGATCGCGCGAACGTGATTCTCTATCTCAATTCGCTCGGCTCCAACCTGCCGCTGCCCGCAGCAGAAGCCGTGGCCGCAGAAGCACCTGCAGGTGATGCATCGGCCCCTGCCGCCGATGCTGCTGCCAGCGAAGCGGCTCCTGCTGAAGGCGCAGCAGCACCGGCTGCGTGA
- a CDS encoding GNAT family N-acetyltransferase: protein MNLRIVEDDLSGEAIRALVALHLDGMHAHSPACKVHALPVEKLRQPGVTFFSAWAGDALAGMGAIKALDDTHGELKSMRVAPDWLGKGVGEAMLLHLLGVARARGYAQVSLETGSGPAFEPALRLYRKHGFAPCAAFADYVLDEFSQCLTLRLR from the coding sequence ATGAACTTGCGAATTGTCGAGGACGACCTTTCTGGCGAAGCGATCCGCGCGCTGGTGGCGCTGCATCTTGACGGGATGCATGCCCATTCGCCCGCGTGCAAGGTTCACGCCTTGCCGGTGGAAAAGCTGCGGCAGCCGGGGGTTACGTTCTTTTCGGCATGGGCCGGCGATGCACTGGCGGGGATGGGCGCGATCAAGGCGCTGGACGATACCCATGGCGAGCTGAAATCGATGCGCGTGGCTCCCGACTGGCTGGGCAAAGGTGTGGGCGAAGCTATGTTGCTGCATCTGTTGGGCGTGGCACGGGCGCGCGGTTATGCGCAGGTGAGCCTTGAAACCGGCAGCGGCCCTGCCTTTGAACCGGCCCTGCGGCTTTATCGCAAACACGGCTTTGCGCCCTGCGCGGCCTTTGCCGACTATGTGCTGGACGAATTCAGTCAGTGCTTGACGTTACGGCTGCGCTAG
- a CDS encoding prephenate dehydratase, whose translation MSSYPAPALALVEQMTAAAAAAPERAVSFQGAPGANSHRAAMEALPDCLPLPCFSFEDALDAVKDGRAGQAIIPIENSQHGRVADIHFLLPESGLSIIGEHFMEIHHCLMATSEGPFSGAFSHPQALGQSRFYLRDRGIVPLSHADTAGAAAHVAELGDPAMAAIAPRIAAELYGLKLIEENIEDAHDNTTRFVVLSKTPRDPATITVPAMTTFVFEVRNIPAALYKALGGFATNGVNMTKLESYQRGASFAATAFYADIVGGPGDRAVDLAFEELSFFAKDLRMLGTYPMERIRG comes from the coding sequence ATGTCAAGCTATCCCGCCCCCGCGCTCGCCCTTGTCGAACAGATGACTGCCGCCGCAGCCGCCGCACCCGAACGCGCGGTGTCGTTTCAGGGCGCGCCGGGGGCCAATTCGCACCGTGCGGCCATGGAAGCCCTGCCCGACTGCCTGCCGCTGCCATGCTTTTCTTTTGAAGATGCGCTGGACGCGGTGAAGGACGGGCGTGCTGGACAGGCGATCATTCCAATCGAAAATTCCCAGCATGGCCGCGTGGCCGACATTCACTTTCTGCTGCCGGAAAGCGGATTGTCGATCATCGGCGAACACTTCATGGAAATTCACCATTGCCTGATGGCAACATCGGAAGGGCCGTTTTCCGGCGCGTTTTCACATCCGCAGGCGCTGGGCCAATCGCGATTCTATCTGCGGGACCGGGGTATCGTGCCGCTGAGTCATGCCGATACGGCAGGCGCCGCAGCCCATGTAGCCGAACTGGGCGATCCGGCGATGGCCGCCATCGCGCCGCGAATCGCCGCTGAACTTTATGGCCTGAAACTGATCGAGGAAAATATCGAGGACGCGCATGACAACACCACGCGATTCGTGGTGCTCTCGAAAACCCCGCGCGATCCGGCCACCATCACGGTTCCGGCGATGACCACCTTCGTCTTCGAGGTGCGCAATATCCCCGCCGCGCTGTATAAAGCGCTGGGCGGCTTTGCCACCAATGGCGTGAACATGACCAAACTGGAAAGCTATCAGCGTGGCGCCAGCTTTGCCGCCACGGCGTTCTATGCCGATATCGTGGGTGGTCCCGGTGACCGCGCGGTGGATCTGGCATTTGAAGAACTCAGCTTCTTTGCCAAGGATCTGCGCATGTTGGGCACATACCCGATGGAACGGATTCGCGGGTAA
- a CDS encoding TIGR00341 family protein — protein MGGKSDNTEGSPRPNHGRAALLAAVARGARLSPSYLMLVALATAIAHVGLLMDSAPVVIGAMLISPLLGPIMAFGFGVAIFELALLRRAALALGAGMVLAVLISIVLTWLSPIQDVTPSILARVRPNLLDLLVAVFGGIAGAYATVRREAISLVGVAIATALVPPLAVVGFSIATGRMDFAWGALLLFITNATAIALMATITARVRGFGTHLSPRQSWAQTAGILATLVALAIPLGLRLAANVREARAQSAINRQLQELAGPGARIDRLDSNLAATPAQVDAVVMAPSFSDGLQDRFADRVEGVLGRNANVRLVQIRSGTPEADDARRALEGVIATERTRKEEVTRLRATLARIVDGDGSAVLVDPERRSARVFSAEALPPPTLAALQIAFPGWTLTWGEAEVQPDPAPSAAVTSSTD, from the coding sequence ATGGGCGGGAAATCAGACAATACCGAGGGCAGCCCACGGCCAAACCATGGCCGCGCTGCCCTTCTGGCGGCGGTGGCTCGTGGTGCGCGCCTTTCGCCCAGCTACCTCATGCTCGTGGCACTGGCCACAGCCATTGCCCACGTTGGTCTGCTGATGGACTCAGCGCCAGTGGTGATCGGCGCCATGCTGATATCGCCACTGCTTGGGCCGATCATGGCATTCGGCTTTGGCGTTGCCATTTTCGAACTGGCGCTGTTGCGACGTGCAGCCTTGGCGCTGGGCGCCGGGATGGTTCTGGCAGTGCTGATTTCGATCGTGCTAACCTGGCTTTCGCCCATTCAGGACGTCACCCCATCCATCCTTGCCCGCGTCCGTCCCAACCTGCTGGATCTGCTGGTGGCGGTGTTTGGCGGTATTGCCGGGGCTTATGCTACGGTTCGGCGCGAAGCGATCAGCCTGGTCGGCGTTGCCATTGCCACGGCGCTGGTCCCGCCGCTGGCCGTCGTCGGGTTTTCCATCGCCACAGGCCGCATGGATTTTGCCTGGGGCGCGCTGCTGCTGTTCATTACCAACGCCACGGCCATCGCCCTGATGGCGACGATCACCGCGCGTGTCCGGGGTTTTGGCACGCACCTTTCGCCGCGCCAAAGCTGGGCGCAGACAGCCGGAATTCTCGCCACTCTGGTCGCTCTGGCCATTCCGCTGGGCCTGCGTCTGGCGGCCAACGTGCGCGAGGCGCGTGCACAATCGGCCATCAACCGTCAATTGCAGGAACTCGCCGGGCCAGGCGCAAGGATCGACCGGCTTGACAGCAACCTTGCCGCCACTCCGGCACAGGTTGATGCAGTCGTCATGGCACCGAGTTTCAGCGATGGCTTGCAAGATCGTTTTGCAGACCGGGTTGAAGGGGTGCTGGGCCGCAATGCAAATGTGCGTCTTGTCCAGATTCGCAGCGGCACGCCCGAAGCGGATGATGCCCGCCGCGCACTGGAAGGCGTTATCGCCACCGAACGCACGCGCAAGGAAGAGGTCACCCGCCTGCGCGCCACGCTTGCCCGGATTGTCGATGGCGATGGTTCAGCGGTACTGGTTGATCCTGAACGTCGGTCCGCCCGCGTGTTTTCGGCTGAAGCCCTGCCGCCTCCGACCCTTGCCGCCCTGCAGATCGCATTTCCGGGTTGGACCCTGACATGGGGTGAGGCTGAAGTGCAGCCCGATCCAGCCCCTAGCGCAGCCGTAACGTCAAGCACTGACTGA
- a CDS encoding DUF58 domain-containing protein has translation MSRPAALLPTRRTGLIVAALAPLALLLAAVVPQAWIVAPALGGALLAMVVLDGLFAGSLTDLRAIVPEDAEVGEPASLSVLAELVRTGPRARPEAALACDPRLAPGGRIAMALIPQDGVWGGAATLIPSRRGTGAVNRVWLRWTGPLGLAHRQVERALDDMVRVWPNIAPVRSPALQIFLRDAQFGLIARRIRGEGAEFEALAEYEPGMDRRRIDWKSSARHARLFAKEYEVERNNQIVFAFDCGQAMCEPIDGLPRIDRAVTAALTTAYVALKAQDRVALFGFAARPEVATPFVTDSRDFARLQRAAAGLDYHPGEPNFTLALSTLAGRLQRRSLIVLFSDFADPTSAELMVENVGRLVERHVVLFVVMADAELDSIATAPVDDMQAVAEAVTATSLQRQRALVLHRLRHLGVRVLEAPHDKIGTRLLDTYLAIKREGRIG, from the coding sequence TTGAGCCGACCGGCTGCCCTTCTGCCCACCCGGCGCACCGGGTTGATCGTGGCGGCCTTGGCGCCGCTGGCGCTGCTGCTGGCCGCCGTGGTGCCGCAGGCGTGGATCGTTGCGCCCGCGCTGGGCGGCGCGCTGCTGGCCATGGTGGTGCTGGATGGTCTGTTTGCAGGATCGCTGACTGATCTGCGCGCCATCGTGCCCGAAGACGCCGAAGTGGGCGAACCGGCAAGCCTTTCGGTGCTGGCAGAACTGGTCCGCACTGGCCCGCGCGCCCGGCCAGAAGCCGCGCTGGCGTGCGACCCGCGCCTTGCCCCCGGCGGGCGGATCGCCATGGCGCTGATCCCGCAGGACGGGGTGTGGGGTGGCGCTGCAACGCTCATCCCGTCCCGGCGCGGGACGGGCGCGGTCAACCGTGTATGGCTGCGCTGGACCGGGCCGCTGGGGCTGGCGCACCGGCAGGTGGAGCGCGCGCTGGATGACATGGTGCGGGTGTGGCCCAACATCGCCCCGGTGCGCAGCCCGGCGCTGCAAATCTTCCTGCGCGATGCCCAGTTCGGCCTGATCGCGCGGCGCATTCGCGGCGAAGGGGCCGAATTCGAGGCGCTGGCCGAATATGAGCCAGGCATGGACCGCCGCCGGATCGACTGGAAAAGCTCGGCCCGCCACGCCCGCCTGTTCGCCAAGGAATACGAGGTTGAGCGCAACAACCAGATCGTGTTCGCGTTCGATTGCGGCCAGGCGATGTGCGAACCCATCGATGGCCTGCCCCGCATAGACCGCGCGGTGACCGCCGCGCTGACCACCGCCTATGTCGCGCTGAAGGCGCAGGACCGGGTGGCCCTGTTCGGCTTTGCCGCGCGGCCCGAAGTGGCCACGCCTTTCGTCACCGACAGCCGCGACTTTGCCCGGTTGCAGCGCGCGGCGGCAGGGCTGGATTATCATCCCGGCGAACCCAACTTTACGCTTGCCCTGTCCACGCTGGCGGGGCGATTGCAGCGCCGGTCGCTGATCGTGCTGTTTTCCGATTTTGCCGACCCCACCAGTGCGGAACTGATGGTGGAAAACGTCGGCCGTCTGGTGGAACGCCATGTGGTGCTGTTCGTGGTGATGGCCGACGCTGAACTGGACAGTATCGCCACCGCGCCGGTGGACGATATGCAGGCCGTGGCCGAGGCGGTGACCGCCACCAGCCTGCAACGCCAGCGTGCGCTGGTGCTGCATCGGCTGCGCCATCTGGGCGTGCGCGTGCTGGAAGCGCCGCATGACAAGATCGGCACCCGATTGCTGGACACCTATCTGGCGATCAAGCGCGAGGGGCGAATCGGATGA